Proteins encoded together in one Alteribacter keqinensis window:
- a CDS encoding putative sporulation protein YtxC, giving the protein MVTIEFEVSQQCRNCHEQLTTSLCTFDKLNEDISLSKNDDDTCVSITFHNHNEERLSLAFSTVSAVMTNFTLKHYLTSWLETVVRDRFYFQGTEEVEDIVALTREIISGEHEDLHLDFGMNELQRELYLLFRGMIEETESFSFESFLQFRLRNMKKDLTEAVEIAIDEYKMEQDYQLMVESCRQYLVQKPPLYSEVHVVLNDTPVSMYDTDGERFTLPHILRMLDDEVAFDGSLPVSERIISPLVSMAPERVYLYSDEGQANILRTLLAIFQERICICEEPYPEHE; this is encoded by the coding sequence TTGGTAACGATCGAGTTTGAAGTTAGTCAGCAATGCCGGAATTGTCACGAGCAATTGACAACGTCACTATGTACTTTCGATAAGTTGAATGAAGATATTTCACTTTCTAAAAATGATGATGATACCTGCGTGTCCATTACATTTCACAACCATAATGAGGAGAGGCTGTCACTTGCCTTTTCCACGGTCAGTGCAGTAATGACGAATTTCACACTGAAGCATTATCTAACTTCCTGGCTTGAAACGGTCGTTCGGGACCGGTTTTATTTTCAGGGAACGGAAGAAGTTGAAGATATTGTTGCTCTGACAAGGGAAATCATTAGTGGTGAGCATGAGGATCTTCATCTGGACTTTGGAATGAACGAGCTTCAACGAGAGCTTTATCTCCTGTTTCGGGGCATGATTGAAGAGACGGAAAGCTTTTCTTTTGAGTCCTTCCTTCAATTCAGACTTCGGAATATGAAAAAGGACTTAACAGAAGCTGTGGAAATTGCGATTGACGAGTATAAGATGGAGCAGGACTATCAGCTGATGGTCGAATCCTGCAGACAGTATCTTGTCCAAAAGCCACCGCTGTATTCAGAGGTTCACGTGGTACTCAACGATACCCCTGTGTCCATGTATGATACAGACGGAGAGCGCTTTACACTGCCCCATATATTGAGGATGCTGGACGATGAGGTTGCGTTTGACGGATCACTTCCTGTTTCAGAGCGGATCATCAGTCCTCTTGTGAGTATGGCCCCTGAACGTGTGTATCTTTATTCTGACGAAGGCCAGGCAAATATTCTCCGCACACTGCTCGCTATTTTTCAGGAAAGAATCTGTATTTGTGAGGAGCCGTACCCGGAACATGAATGA
- a CDS encoding M3 family oligoendopeptidase, translating to MKFNDMTYTRPDVKKVEQQFEQLLKSFKESSSFEEQSESLAAINKLRSEVDTQCSLVYIRHSIDTNDEFYKKEQDYIDEISPVLQGYSTNVYRELVNAKFRSGLEKKWGKQLFRLAEMSLKTFDEAVIEDLQKENKLITEYNQIIASAKIDFEGEERTLSQLTPFEMNTDRKVREAAAKARYGFMSENEENFDRIYDELVKVRTKIAKKLGFENFVELGYARMSRTDYDKNMVARFRDQVAEHIVPLAVKLRERQQNRIGVDTLKYYDEPFSFKSGNATPKGDAEWIIANGEKMYAQLSPETKEFYHFMQENDLMDLLSKKGKQGGGYCAYLSEYQAPFIFANFNGTSGDIDVLTHEAGHAFQGFESRHYSVPEYNFPTMEAAEIHSMSMEFFTWPWMESFFKEDVEKYKFEHLSSGLLFIPYGVTVDEFQHFVYENPEATPKERKEAWRRIEQKYLPHRDYGDNSYLENGGYWQRQGHIFQGPFYYIDYTLAQICAFQFWKNMKNDWDRAWNDYLSLCKAGGSQSFTSLVNEAGLLSPFEDGTVNAVIGDIEAYLNSVDDTKL from the coding sequence ATGAAATTTAATGATATGACGTATACTCGCCCTGATGTAAAAAAAGTAGAGCAGCAATTTGAACAACTGTTGAAATCTTTTAAGGAATCATCAAGCTTTGAAGAACAGAGTGAGTCGCTGGCAGCCATTAACAAGCTCCGGAGTGAGGTGGACACTCAATGTTCTCTTGTGTACATTCGTCACTCTATTGATACGAACGATGAATTTTATAAAAAGGAACAAGACTACATAGATGAAATTTCCCCTGTCCTTCAGGGCTATTCGACCAACGTATACCGGGAACTTGTGAATGCGAAATTCAGAAGCGGTCTCGAAAAGAAGTGGGGAAAGCAGCTTTTCCGGCTGGCTGAAATGTCATTAAAAACGTTTGATGAAGCGGTTATTGAAGACTTGCAAAAAGAGAATAAGCTTATTACAGAGTACAATCAGATTATTGCATCAGCTAAAATTGACTTTGAAGGGGAAGAGCGAACGCTGTCCCAGCTTACTCCTTTTGAAATGAACACGGACCGCAAAGTGAGAGAGGCTGCTGCAAAAGCGCGCTACGGATTTATGAGTGAGAACGAAGAAAACTTTGACCGTATTTATGATGAACTTGTAAAAGTGAGAACGAAGATTGCAAAGAAGCTGGGCTTCGAGAACTTTGTGGAGCTTGGTTATGCAAGAATGAGCCGGACCGATTACGACAAGAACATGGTTGCCAGGTTCCGCGATCAGGTAGCTGAACACATTGTACCTCTTGCTGTGAAGTTAAGAGAACGGCAGCAAAACCGGATTGGTGTTGACACACTCAAGTATTATGATGAACCGTTTAGTTTTAAATCCGGAAACGCAACACCAAAAGGAGACGCTGAATGGATCATTGCGAATGGTGAGAAAATGTACGCGCAATTATCTCCTGAGACGAAGGAATTTTACCATTTTATGCAGGAAAATGATCTGATGGATCTCCTCAGTAAAAAAGGGAAGCAGGGCGGAGGATATTGTGCATACCTGAGTGAATATCAGGCACCGTTTATCTTTGCCAATTTTAACGGCACTTCAGGAGACATTGATGTTCTTACACATGAGGCAGGACATGCGTTTCAGGGGTTTGAAAGCCGGCATTATTCTGTACCGGAATACAATTTTCCGACAATGGAAGCAGCAGAAATTCATTCCATGAGCATGGAATTTTTCACCTGGCCATGGATGGAGTCGTTCTTCAAAGAGGACGTAGAGAAGTACAAATTTGAACATTTGTCATCCGGTCTGTTATTTATCCCATACGGTGTGACGGTTGATGAATTTCAGCATTTTGTTTATGAAAACCCTGAGGCGACGCCGAAGGAACGAAAGGAAGCCTGGCGTAGGATTGAACAGAAATACCTTCCTCACCGTGATTACGGGGATAACAGCTATTTAGAGAACGGCGGCTACTGGCAGCGCCAGGGGCATATTTTTCAGGGGCCGTTTTATTATATCGACTATACACTTGCTCAAATTTGTGCGTTTCAGTTTTGGAAAAACATGAAAAACGACTGGGATCGTGCATGGAATGATTATTTATCCTTATGTAAGGCCGGAGGAAGTCAGTCCTTTACTTCCCTTGTAAACGAAGCCGGTTTACTTTCCCCGTTTGAGGACGGCACAGTAAATGCAGTCATTGGTGACATAGAAGCGTACCTGAACAGCGTGGATGATACGAAGCTGTAA
- the dnaI gene encoding primosomal protein DnaI, which produces MEPIGRSIRKLSGGNFEKRLEALMQEVLEDSRIQAFLSKQNGLTEAQIERHLNDLFQYKKEWANCDRCPGLENCPNLMQGYQPELKMYRDDIQVSYHPCPLKKKSDERKRQASFIKSLYIPKEIVAVTFKDIDQDNASRVTAIKKALQFSQETKPGEDGKGLYITGSFGVGKTYLMGAVSNALAEREIESMIIYTPDFFRELKQGITDGSYQDKLETVKRVPVLILDDIGAETMSAWVRDDILGALLQYRMMEKLPTVFTSNYDLDELETHLTYTNRGGVENIEVLKAKRIMERIRHLNEEIAMKGTNRRTYNA; this is translated from the coding sequence ATGGAACCAATCGGAAGATCCATTCGTAAGCTGAGCGGCGGAAATTTTGAAAAACGCCTTGAGGCATTAATGCAGGAAGTTCTTGAAGATAGCAGAATTCAGGCGTTTCTGTCTAAACAGAACGGCCTGACAGAAGCGCAGATAGAAAGACATCTAAATGACTTATTTCAATATAAAAAGGAATGGGCCAACTGTGACCGGTGTCCGGGCCTTGAAAACTGCCCGAATCTGATGCAGGGCTATCAGCCGGAACTGAAAATGTACCGGGACGATATTCAGGTATCCTATCATCCGTGTCCTCTTAAGAAAAAATCCGATGAGCGAAAGCGTCAGGCTTCCTTTATTAAAAGTCTGTATATTCCTAAAGAAATTGTCGCTGTTACCTTTAAGGATATCGATCAGGATAATGCGTCAAGAGTCACCGCCATTAAAAAAGCCCTCCAGTTTTCCCAGGAAACAAAGCCGGGAGAAGACGGAAAGGGCCTCTATATTACAGGTTCCTTTGGTGTTGGGAAAACCTACTTGATGGGGGCGGTGAGTAATGCTCTTGCAGAGCGGGAAATCGAATCCATGATTATTTACACACCTGATTTTTTCCGGGAACTGAAGCAGGGAATTACGGACGGAAGCTATCAGGATAAATTGGAGACGGTCAAGCGTGTTCCGGTATTGATTCTTGATGATATCGGAGCGGAAACGATGAGTGCCTGGGTACGTGACGATATTCTGGGAGCTCTTCTACAATACAGAATGATGGAGAAGCTGCCTACCGTATTTACCTCGAACTACGATCTTGATGAACTGGAAACCCATCTGACATATACAAACCGTGGTGGCGTTGAGAACATTGAAGTGCTGAAAGCGAAGAGGATTATGGAGCGGATCCGGCACCTGAATGAAGAAATCGCAATGAAAGGCACGAACCGTCGGACGTATAATGCGTAA
- the mqnC gene encoding cyclic dehypoxanthinyl futalosine synthase has product MSVDHILERARSGERISVEDAIELYESNEVEKIGAVANEMMQKWHPEPITTFVIGRNINYTNFCDTYCRFCAFYRPPGHEDGYVLDNDVIFQKIQETKDVEGTEILMQGGTNPDLPFSYYTDLLKEIKKRFDITMHSFSPAEIWKMVEVSGLSLEEVLTELHEAGLDSLPGGGAEILDNRTRKRISRLKGTWEEWIECMKTAKKVGMHGTATMVIGFGETMEERALHLKRVRDAQDETNCFLAFIPWTFQPDNTNMKAEKVTPEEYLKNLAISRIFLDNVPNFQSSWVTMGPEVGKKSLTYGCNDFGSTMIEENVVSAAGATHKVDTNLILRLIREAGKTPAQRDTKYNTLRVFEGDEQAEKDFIMQN; this is encoded by the coding sequence ATGAGTGTGGATCACATCTTAGAACGGGCACGGTCTGGTGAGCGCATTTCAGTTGAAGATGCGATTGAACTTTACGAAAGTAATGAAGTGGAAAAAATCGGAGCCGTTGCCAATGAAATGATGCAGAAGTGGCATCCGGAACCGATTACGACATTTGTTATCGGACGCAATATTAATTATACAAATTTCTGTGACACATACTGCCGATTCTGTGCTTTCTATCGTCCGCCGGGACATGAAGACGGCTATGTACTGGACAATGACGTGATTTTCCAGAAAATCCAGGAAACAAAAGATGTAGAAGGTACAGAAATTCTGATGCAGGGGGGAACAAACCCTGATCTTCCTTTCAGCTACTACACGGATCTTCTAAAAGAGATCAAAAAACGTTTTGATATTACGATGCACTCCTTTTCCCCGGCTGAGATCTGGAAGATGGTTGAAGTCTCAGGTCTGTCACTGGAAGAAGTGTTAACTGAACTTCATGAAGCCGGTCTGGATTCCCTGCCAGGCGGAGGGGCTGAAATTCTCGACAACCGAACCCGAAAGCGGATCAGCCGCTTAAAAGGAACATGGGAAGAGTGGATCGAGTGTATGAAGACGGCCAAAAAAGTCGGCATGCACGGAACAGCCACCATGGTTATCGGATTTGGGGAAACCATGGAAGAGCGGGCCCTTCACTTAAAGCGTGTTCGTGATGCCCAGGACGAAACGAACTGTTTCCTTGCTTTTATTCCATGGACGTTCCAGCCTGACAATACGAACATGAAGGCAGAGAAGGTTACTCCTGAAGAGTATTTGAAAAACCTGGCTATTTCAAGAATTTTCCTTGATAACGTTCCAAACTTCCAATCATCATGGGTTACGATGGGGCCTGAAGTAGGGAAAAAATCACTCACTTACGGATGTAATGATTTCGGAAGTACGATGATTGAGGAAAACGTAGTATCTGCAGCAGGTGCAACGCACAAAGTGGATACCAACCTGATTCTCCGTCTGATTCGTGAAGCGGGTAAAACCCCTGCCCAGCGTGATACAAAGTACAACACCCTCAGAGTGTTCGAAGGCGACGAGCAGGCGGAAAAAGACTTCATTATGCAAAACTAA